A region from the Pelodiscus sinensis isolate JC-2024 chromosome 11, ASM4963464v1, whole genome shotgun sequence genome encodes:
- the PCNX3 gene encoding pecanex-like protein 3 isoform X1 — translation MGSQVLQILRQGVWASLTGGWFFDPHQSTFSNCFHLYTWIFLLTFPFLLYMVLPPSMLVAGVYCAVIAVFFTTIKTINFRLHTMFDQGEIVEKGGLVLADGAKAEEGTAGDDSNLTRDPGGGVEMTVFRKVSSTPPVRCSSQHSVFGFNQVMELLPHFEDTGAVRDIKELVREQGSNNVIVTSADRELLKRSSRENIIGDSQPASLAPGSCSDAPMPPPKVEPPAAGKKPPPSLPAQTSIQSTDSSDQSPLGMGSLSRVGLAGLGSGASRQLPGSWHASESESVGDTPLSPLIKSSLSEELSQSFLSLALPERTILRTSSRKEKRRSGPDYRPLEGRGEPSEECPHKAGSSDSCFSGTDKETPSTLSSYRSEKTNSTHLDSPSLGPAGDATPAPDTRALPDGSDTDALSDSELLRSPEQGLLGELSFTSHTDDTQNTLASLETVRGDGEPWEGPAEQVVRPKDLALLRPGHKPGRRRPSRKHGGGSSSFDSGYPRDYAPVRAILDSKAYSDTFFEDEDSSDGSDLSRASSLPSQHNYSSDTSSSTSCYSPEAVPPHPRRTSKAEPAPEGAEPSKRPHYAQRSASTASAKTHARVLSMDGGSGDSKAVAVLTVSKSDLEARTGQQEHFPPRRLESGGSTRSQSANQPGWRGELLEEGAVGGAALGEEGSKRERVSSVKRTQAMRRRHNAGSNPTPPSSVMGSPPSLQDLQRGRASSHSRALTLPSALQFASSLLLPRGAIHEACNFDDTSEGAVHYFYDESGVRRSYTFGLAGGGYENPVGQQVSVDHVTNSAWDRHSHSSSFNSTEVPEGTPALSLLQPRPVVLQGMQVRRVPLEIPEFDLLDQESLHESQENTLMIEDKSKPRQYYKYWVLPGRWMRVRYDRLALLALLDRNRQVTENIFVISLGSLVAFLGYLLLLQGFFCDIWVFQFCLVIASCQYSLLKSVQPDAASPMHGHNWIIAYSRPVYFCVACVLIWVLDLCAQTGPVPPVTFYGLTLFSTDFFCGARDVTTIFTLCFPAIFLFGLLPQVNTCLMYLLEQVDMHIFGGTAATSPLTALFSLLRSLLVAALLYGFCLGAIKAPWGDQHVPVLFSVFCGLLVALSYHLSRQSSDPTVMWSLIRTKLFPEFENRNVENPPAEIRDPLPEKLRSSLREILHSDLVMCMVIAVLTFAISASTVFIALKSVLGYVLYALAGLVGLLTHYLLPQLRKQLPWFCFSLPVLKPREYSQFEVRSAAQLMWFEKLYAWLQCVEKYFIYPAVVLNALTVDAHSVSTPHQDKICIYCRALLITMAGMKLLRCSFCCPPQQYVALGFTVLFFHFDYRRYSEGFLIDYFIMSILFSKLWDLLYKLRFVLTYIAPWQITWGSAFHAFAQPFAVPHSAMLFVQAVLSALFSTPLNPLLGSAVFIMSYARPVKFWERDYNTKRVDHSNTRLATQLDRNPGADDNNLNSIFYEHLTRSLQHTLCGDLLLGRWGNYATGDCFILASDYLNALVHLIEIGNGLVTFQLRGLEFRGTYCQQREVEAITEGVEEDEGCCCCEPGHLPHMLSFNAAFGQRWLAWEVAATKYVLEGYSISDNNAASMLQVFDLRKILITYYVKSIIYYVTCSSKLEEWLGNTVIQEALRPCMAPSYADSDPTFNLNIDEDYDPRMAGITLSSFCNIYLDWIQYCAGRRDKPMDKEWDSPLVTLCFGLCILGRRALGTASHSLSASLEPFLYGLHALFKGDFRITSPRDEWVFADMDLLHRVVAPGVRMSLKLHQDHFTSPDEYEDPAILYDAITANEEKMVISHEGDPAWRSAILTNTPALLALRHVMDDASDEYKIIMLNKRYLSFRVIKVNRECVRGLWAGQQQELVFLRNRNPERGSIQNAKQALRNMINSSCDQPIGYPIYVSPLTTSYAGSHPQLRSLWGGPISLHNISAWLISSWERLQKGCGAGCNSGGNIEDSDCGGGSSSINNNPAGHGQQGSSAPGGQSIGMATPGASNPQEPSITTTQPQPGSEQSLPLGQSWLVRPVPGSQLEGRREAPTAATWVPTQRLSGSQLSCTSSLASMASQVEGTGQGRAPLPLPLPLRPALGTSATFAYEGLCGKWSLPGRKGLNGLGGSEGDTSPGTPVNTGAAHGTPPRGTNARAQPSVLPDSGPLANTMEVDSPQQCPPLPEPEQLPPGPSIPPPEWGQQQEKESPAAQPLLEHQY, via the exons ATGGGCTCGCAGGTGCTGCAAATCCTGCGCCAGGGCGTCTGGGCCTCGCTGACAGGCGGCTGGTTCTTTGATCCGCACCAGAGCACTTTCTCCAACTGCTTCCACCTCTATACCTGGATCTTCCTGCTCACCTTCCCTTTCCTGCTCTACATG GTGCTGCCACCCAGCATGCTGGTAGCCGGTGTGTATTGTGCTGTTATAGCCGTCTTCTTCACCACCATCAAGACTATCAATTTTCGGCTGCACACCATGTTCGACCAGGGCGAGATTGTGGAGAAGGGCGGCTTGGTGCTGGCTGATGGGGCCAAGGCTGAGGAAGGCACTGCGGGGGATGACAGCAACCTGACCAG AGACCCAGGTGGGGGGGTGGAGATGACAGTGTTTCGAAAAGTCAGTTCTACGCCCccagtgaggtgcagctcccagCACTCAGTATTTGGCTTCAACCAAGTCATG GAGCTGCTGCCCCACTTCGAGGACACAGGAGCAGTGAGAG ACATCAAGGAGCTGGTGCGTGAGCAGGGCAGCAATAACGTCATTGTCACCTCAGCCGATCGCGAGCTGCTGAAGCGCAGCTCCCGGGAGAACATCA TTGGTGACTCGCAGCCAGCTTCTCTCGCCCCAGGGTCCTGCAGCGATGCCCCGATGCCCCCTCCCAAGGTGGAGCCCCCTGCAGCTGGGAAGAAGCCACCCCCTTCACTGCCAGCCCAAACGTCCATCCAGAGCACAGATTCCTCTGACCAGTCCCCCTTGGGCATGGGATCGTTGtccagagtggggctggcagggctgggcagtggggcctCACGTCAGCTGCCCGGTAGCTGGCATGCCAGCGAGTCGGAGAGTGTAGGCGACACCCCCCTTAGCCCGCTGATCAAGAGCAGCCTGAGCGAGGAGCTGAGCCAGAGCTTTCTAAGCCTGGCGCTGCCCGAGCGCACCATCCTGCGCACCAGCAGCCGCAAGGAGAAGCGCCGCTCAGGCCCTGATTACAGGCCCCTGGAGGGACGGGGGGAACCCAGCGAGGAGTGCCCCCACAAGGCTGGCTCCTCCGACAGCTGCTTCAGTGGCACTGACAAGGAGACACCCAGCACCCTCAGCAGCTACCGCAGCGAGAAGACCAACTCCACCCACCTggacagcccctctctggggccagcaggagatgcAACACCGGCTCCGGACACCAGGGCCCTTCCAGATGGCAGTGACACAGATGCCCTGTCGGACAGCGAACTACTGCGTTCTCCTGAGCAAGGTCTGCTGGGGGAATTGAGCTTCACTAGCCACACAGATGACACCCAGAATACCCTGGCCTCACTGGAGACAGTGCGGGGTGATGGGGAGCCCTgggagggcccagctgagcaggtgGTGCGACCCAAGGACCTGGCCCTGCTGCGCCCAGGACACAAGCCGGGGCGCCGGCGCCCCTCCCGCAAGCAtggtggaggcagcagcagctttgacaGCGGGTACCCACGGGACTATGCCCCTGTTCGAGCCATCCTGGACAGCAAGGCCTACAGTGACACCTTCTTCGAGGATGAAGACTCGAGCGATGGCAGTGACCTGAGTCGTgcctccagccttccctcccagcacaacTACAGCTCAGACACTtcctccagcacctcctgctACTCCCCCGAGGCCGTGCCCCCGCACCCACGCCGCACCTCCAAGGCTGAGCCAGCCCCTGAGGGCGCTGAACCCTCCAAACGCCCGCACTATGCCCAGCGCAGTGCCAGCACGGCCAGCGCCAAGACCCATGCCCGCGTGCTCAGCATGGATGGGGGCAGCGGCGACAGCAAGGCTGTAGCAGTGCTCACCGTCTCCAAGTCGGACCTAGAAGCCCGCACGGGGCAGCAGGAGCACTTTCCCCCTCGCCGGCTGGAGTCAGGAGGCAGCACTCGCAGCCAGTCAGCAAACCagcctggctggaggggggagctgcTGGAAGAGGGGGCTGTTGGGGGAG CTGCCCTGGGCGAGGAAGGCAGCAAGCGGGAGCGGGTGAGCAGCGTCAAACGCACTCAGGCCATGAGGCGGCGACACAACGCTGGCAGCAACCCTACGCCCCCATCCTCGGTGATGGGCTCCCCACCCAG CCTTCAGGACTTGCAGCGGGGCcgtgcctcctcccactcccggGCACtcaccctgccctcagccctgcagttcGCCAGCTCCTTGCTGCTGCCACGAGGTGCCATCCATGAGGCCTGCAACTTCGACGACACCTCCGAGGGCGCTGTGCACTACTTCTACGATGAGAGCG gtGTGCGACGCTCCTACACCTTTGGCCTCGCAGGAGGTGGCTATGAGAACCCAGTGGGGCAGCAAGTCAGTGTGGATCATGTGACCAACAGCGCCTG GGACCGGCATTCGCATTCCTCCAGCTTCAACTCCACTGAGGTGCCCGAGGGGACGCCTGCCCTGTCGCTACTGCAGCCGCGCCCTGTGGTGCTGCAGGGCATGCAGGTGCGCAGGGTACCGCTGGAGATCCCTGAG TTTGACCTGCTAGATCAGGAGTCCCTGCACGAGTCCCAGGAGAACACACTGATGATTGAGGACAAGTCCAAGCCACGGCAATACTACAAGTACTGGGTGCTGCCTGGGCGCTGGATGCGGGTGCGCTACGACCGGCTGGCACTGCTGGCGCTACTCGATCG GAACCGGCAGGTGACGGAGAACATATTCGTGATATCACTGGGGTCCTTAGTGGCCTTCCTAGGCTACTTGCTGCTGCTACAGGGTTTCTTCTGTGACATCTGGGTCTTCCAGTTCTGCCTGGTCATCGCCAGCTGTCAGTACTCACTGCTGAAG AGTGTCCAGCCTGATGCTGCTTCCCCCATGCAT GGGCACAACTGGATCATTGCATACAGCCGGCCTGTCTACTTCTGCGTGGCCTGCGTGCTGATCTGGGTGCTGGACCTGTGCGCCCAGACTGGGCCCGTCCCACCTGTCACTTTCTATGGGCTCACCCTCTTCTCCACAGACTTCTTCTGCGGCGCCCGGGATGTCACCACCA TCTTCACCCTCTGCTTCCCTGCCATCTTCCTCTTtgggctcctgccccaggtcaacaCCTGCCTCATGTACCTACTGGAGCAGGTGGATATGCACATCTTTGGTGGCACAG ctgccaccagccccctcacTGCCCTCTTCAGTCTCCTGCGcagcctcctggtcgccgccctCCTCTATGGCTTCTGTCTCGGAGCCATTAAG GCCCCATGGGGTGACCAGCACGTCCCTGTCCTCTTCTCCGTATTCTGTGGCCTCCTGGTCGCCCTGTCCTACCACCTGAGTCGGCAGAGCAGCGATCCCACCGTGATGTG GTCCCTGATCCGGACCAAGCTCTTCCCTGAGTTTGAGAACCGAAACGTGGAGAACCCGCCGGCCGAGATCCGGGACCCACTGCCTGAGAAACTGCGCAGCTCGctg cggGAGATCCTGCACTCGGACCTGGTGATGTGCATGGTCATCGCTGTGCTCACCTTCGCCATCAGTGCCAGCACTGTCTTCATCGCCCTCAAG TCTGTTCTAGGCTACGTGCTGtatgccctggctgggctggttggGCTGCTCACCCACTACCTGCTGCCCCAGCTTCGCAAGCAGCTGCCTTGGTTCTGCTTCTCGCTGCCCGTGCTGAAGCCACGGGAGTACAGCCAGTTCGAAGTGCGCA GCGCGGCTCAGCTGATGTGGTTTGAGAAGCTGTATGCCTGGCTGCAGTGTGTGGAGAAGTACTTCATCTACCCAGCCGTGGTGCTTAATGCTTTGACGGTGGATGCCCACTCGGTTAGCACCCCCCACCAGGACAAGATCTGCATCTA CTGCCGTGCACTCCTCATCACCATGGCTGGCATGAAGCTGCTgcgctgctccttctgctgcccGCCCCAGCAGTATGTGGCACTGGGCTTCACCGTCCTCTTCTTCCACTTCGACTACCGGCGCTACTCGGAAGGCTTCCTCATCGACTACTTCATCATGTCCATCCTCTTCAGCAAG ttatgggACCTACTCTACAAGCTGCGCTTTGTGCTCACCTACATCGCCCCCTGGCAGATCACGTGGGGCTCAGCCTTCCATGCCTTCGCCCAGCCCTTCGCCGTACCCC ACTCAGCCATGCTGTTTGTGCAAGCCGTGCTGTCAGCCCTGTTCTCCACCCCACTCAACCCACTGCTGGGCAGTGCTGTGTTCATCATGTCGTACGCCCGCCCGGTCAAGTTCTGGGAGCGCGACTACAA cacaAAGAGGGTCGACCATTCCAACACTCGCTTGGCCACCCAACTCGACCGCAACCCAG GCGCTGATGACAACAACCTGAACTCAATCTTCTACGAGCACCTGACGCGTTCCCTGCAGCACACGCTGTGTGGGGACTTGCTTCTGGGCCGCTGGGGCAACTATGCCACTGGTGACTGCTTCATCCTGGCCTCGGACTACCTGAACGCACTGGTGCACCTCATTGAGATTGGCAACGGCCTCGTCACCTTCCAGCTGCGTGGCCTTGAGTTCCGGG GTACGTACTGCCAGCAGCGTGAGGTGGAGGCCATCACAGAGGGTGTGGAGGAGGATGAAGgctgctgttgctgtgagccGGGCCATCTGCCCCACATGCTGTCATTCAATGCAGCCTTCGGGCAGCGCTGGTTGGCCTGGGAGGTGGCAGCCACCAAGTATGTGCTTGAGGGCTACAGCATCAGCGACAATAATGCCGCCTCCATGCTTCAGGTGTTCGACCTGCGCAAGATCCTCATCACGTACTACGTCAag AGCATCATCTACTATGTGACGTGCTCGTCCAAGCTAGAGGAGTGGCTGGGGAACACGGTGATCCAGGAGGCGTTGCGCCCCTGCATGGCCCCCAGCTACGCTGACAGTGACCCCACCTTCAACCTGAACATTGACGAGGACTATGACCCCCGCATGGCCGGCATCACTCTGTCCTCCTTCTGCAACATCTACCTGGACTGGATCCAGTACTGCGCTGGCCGCAGGGACAAG cCCATGGATAAGGAGTGGGACTCCCCACTGGTCACCCTCTGCTTTGGGCTGTGCATCCTGGGGCGCCGAGCGCTGGGCACTGCCTCCCATAGCCTGTCTGCCAG CCTGGAGCCCTTCCTGTATGGCCTTCACGCCCTCTTCAAGGGTGACTTCCGCATCACCTCGCCCCGTGATGAGTGGGTCTTCGCTGACATGGACCTGCTGCATCGCGTGGTAGCACCTGGTGTCCGCATGTCACTCAAGCTGCACCAG gACCATTTCACATCACCAGACGAGTATGAGGACCCAGCTATTCTGTACGATGCCATCACAGCCAATGAGGAGAAGATGGTGATCTCACATGAGGGCGACCCCGCCTGGCGCAGCGCCATCCTTACCAACACGCCCGCCCTCCTGGCACTGCGCCATGTCATGGATGACGCCAGCGACGAGTACAAGATCATCATGCTCAACAAGCGCTACCTGAGCTTCCGTGTCATCAag GTGAACCGGGAGTGTGTgcgggggctctgggctgggcagcagcaggagctggtgttccTGCGGAACCGCAACCCAGAGCGGGGCAGCATCCAGAACGCCAAGCAGGCTCTGCGCAACATGATCAATTCATCCTGTGACCAGCCCATTGGCTACCCCATCTACGTATCACCCCTCACCACCTCCTACGCTGGCAGCCACCCCCAGCTGCGCTCCCTCTGGGGCGGTCCCATCAGCCTGCACAACATCTCTGCCTGGCTCATCAGCAGCTGGGAGAG GCTACAGAAGGGCTGCGGTGCTGGGTGCAATAGTGGTGGGAACATTGAGGACTCTGACTGTGGTGGAGGCTCCTCATCCATCAACAACAACCCTGCAGGGCATGGGCAGCAGGGAAGCAGTGCCCCAGGTGGGCAGAGCATAGGCATGGCCACCCCGGGGGCTTCAAACCCCCAGGAGCCATCCATCACCACtacccagcctcagccag GGTCAGAGCAGAGCCTGCCATTGGGCCAGAGCTGGCTAGTGCGGCCGGTGCCAGGAAGCCAACTAGAGGGCCGGCGCGaagcccccactgctgccacctgGGTGCCCACCCAGCGTCTCTCTGGCAGCCAGCTGTCCTGCACCAGCTCGTTGGCCTCCATGGCCTCCCAGGTGGAGGGcacggggcagggccgggctcccCTACCACTCCCGTTGCCCCTACGACCAGCACTGGGCACCTCGGCCACCTTCGCCTACGAGGGGCTGTGTGGAAAATGGAGCCTACCAGGCCGCAAGGGGCTGAATGGGCTGGGAGGAAGTGAGGGAGACACCTCCCCAGGAACTCCTGTCAACACTGGCGCTGCCCATGGCACACCCCCTCGGGGGACCAATGCCAGAGCACAG CCCTCTGTCCTCCCGGACTCAGGCCCCCTTGCCAACACCATGGAAGTcgactccccccagcagtgccccccaCTGCCAGAACCAGAGCAGCTGCCACCTGGTCCCAGCATCCCCCCACCTGAATGGGGCCAGCAGCAAGAGAAGGagagccctgctgcccagccgCTCCTGGAGCACCAGTACTGA